GGAAGTTAACGCGACAAGTTGGTCTATTAATATGGATTATACTGATGCTGGTTATGCTAAATTTAGCCCTGAACTATTAGCTTTTTGTCGAGAAATGGCGAGTTATAATGTTCATGTAGAGCCGATATATAGCGGTAAAGCCTTATATGGATTATTTAAGTTGATCGAACAAGGCCAGCTAAACAAACATAAGCGGATTTGTTTTTTTCATACCGGTGGCTTACAAGGTTTGGATGGCTTGTTATACCGTAATTTAATTAGTGCTAATGACTATAAAATCTTAATGGGTGGCTAAATCTATTCCCATTTAAACAATATTAAAGCCTCGCTTTGTAAGCGAGACTTTATTAAACCTATGAGTTACCTATTCTTTATCTGCAATGTTTTTTAAATTGTCATTTATTTTAAATAGTACAATAAGCAATTCACACCAGATCCGCACACCGATGCAACCAAACACAATTATCACCAACGACTGCCAAAAACCAGCAAAACCGGTAAACATAGTACCCAGTCCACTAATAATTACTGATATTAGTAATAACCAATATACAACGGTAATTATCTTAGGTGTCAGCATCGAGTTAAAAAAGAATACGTCTTTCATTGTAAGTCCCTTACATTTTTAATAGTTTTAAATAGTTCAAAGTTAACT
The sequence above is drawn from the Rheinheimera salexigens genome and encodes:
- a CDS encoding DUF4282 domain-containing protein; amino-acid sequence: MKDVFFFNSMLTPKIITVVYWLLLISVIISGLGTMFTGFAGFWQSLVIIVFGCIGVRIWCELLIVLFKINDNLKNIADKE